Proteins from one Erysipelothrix larvae genomic window:
- the rpmG gene encoding 50S ribosomal protein L33 — translation MRHQVILKCTECGEENYISTRNRKIHTERMEVVKYCPRERKHVLHREKK, via the coding sequence ATGAGACACCAAGTTATCTTAAAATGCACTGAATGTGGCGAAGAAAACTATATTTCTACACGCAACCGTAAAATTCATACAGAACGTATGGAAGTAGTTAAATATTGTCCACGTGAACGCAAACACGTGTTACACCGCGAAAAGAAATAA
- the dnaG gene encoding DNA primase, translating to MRRIPENVIDDIRQKSDIVDTVSQYLTLTRKGKNYLGVCPFHDDHDPSMSVSPDRQIYKCFVCGAGGNVFRFIQSIENISFTDAVIKQAENVHIDLSEYKSSQTQTIDPKKQRAYELMSTVQSFTQYTLNSEEGKLALNTLHERGYSDDLIKHFGIGVALTNNKIHTFLRAKGYQDDEMLANDIIRINDTIQDVFYNRIMFPISDQYGRVIAFTARTLDPNSTVKYINTSETENYIKGNHIYNFNNAKETARKEGRIIICEGVTDVMAFYTAGHQNAVAMLGIACTDSQVNLLRSVTKNVMLAFDGDKAGYEATFSIGTKLVSSGFKVSVWYNDTGKDPDEVVKTLGNKRLNEGIENALGWYDFLFTYTIGLYGLTSFEDKKRVALTMIDHLSDADSLERNYYLKRVSEKTGFDNAIIQQMISEQTKSHPQTQPKIDYEFIEPRYSVSKPERELLKQMLLSKQAAHEYRDKLGFLPDPMAHELALIILDIYRTRDKIEVADLYSLDLSAEMGSFISNIAEDKGVEVYKQSVVIETIERIQAMMTDKNNRRIRQDIPQKTFNEQLELLDLVMKSRRKIKGGSNNG from the coding sequence ATGAGGCGTATTCCAGAAAACGTAATCGATGATATACGTCAAAAATCCGATATTGTAGATACAGTATCTCAATATCTTACACTCACAAGAAAGGGCAAAAACTATTTGGGGGTTTGTCCTTTTCATGATGACCACGACCCATCCATGTCCGTATCACCAGATCGACAAATATACAAATGCTTTGTATGTGGAGCTGGCGGGAATGTGTTTCGTTTTATCCAAAGCATTGAAAACATCAGTTTTACGGATGCTGTGATTAAGCAAGCGGAGAATGTTCATATTGATTTGTCTGAATATAAGTCTTCACAAACACAAACGATCGACCCAAAAAAACAACGCGCTTATGAACTTATGAGTACAGTACAATCCTTCACGCAATATACCCTCAATTCAGAAGAAGGAAAATTAGCATTAAATACATTGCATGAGCGTGGGTATAGTGATGATCTAATAAAACATTTTGGCATCGGTGTAGCCCTTACCAACAACAAAATCCATACATTCTTAAGGGCAAAAGGGTATCAAGATGATGAAATGCTTGCGAATGATATCATACGCATTAATGATACCATCCAAGATGTATTCTATAATCGCATCATGTTTCCTATTTCAGATCAATATGGCCGTGTCATTGCATTTACAGCTCGTACACTCGATCCAAACAGTACCGTTAAATACATCAATACATCTGAAACAGAGAACTATATTAAAGGAAACCATATCTACAACTTCAATAATGCGAAAGAAACTGCGCGAAAAGAGGGACGCATTATTATTTGTGAAGGGGTCACAGATGTTATGGCTTTTTATACTGCTGGACATCAAAATGCCGTTGCGATGCTTGGGATTGCGTGCACAGATTCTCAAGTAAATTTGTTGAGAAGCGTCACAAAAAACGTCATGTTAGCCTTTGATGGCGATAAAGCAGGGTATGAAGCAACATTTTCAATCGGAACAAAGCTTGTTAGTAGCGGTTTTAAAGTAAGTGTATGGTATAATGATACTGGTAAAGACCCAGATGAAGTCGTAAAAACTCTCGGCAACAAACGACTCAATGAAGGCATTGAAAATGCACTTGGCTGGTATGACTTTTTATTCACTTACACAATTGGTCTTTATGGACTTACATCTTTCGAAGATAAAAAACGTGTCGCACTGACAATGATTGATCATTTATCGGATGCGGATTCTTTAGAACGCAATTACTACCTTAAACGAGTTAGTGAGAAAACCGGGTTTGACAACGCAATCATCCAACAGATGATTTCAGAGCAAACAAAATCACATCCTCAAACTCAACCCAAGATAGACTATGAGTTCATAGAACCACGTTATTCAGTTTCAAAACCTGAGCGAGAACTTTTAAAGCAGATGCTCCTATCAAAGCAAGCAGCGCATGAATATCGTGATAAATTAGGATTTCTTCCTGATCCAATGGCGCATGAACTTGCATTAATTATTTTGGATATCTACCGAACTCGTGATAAAATAGAGGTTGCGGATTTATATTCGCTGGATCTCTCGGCAGAAATGGGATCATTTATCTCAAATATCGCGGAAGATAAAGGTGTTGAAGTATATAAACAAAGTGTTGTCATTGAAACCATTGAACGGATTCAAGCAATGATGACCGATAAAAACAATCGACGGATTCGACAAGACATTCCTCAAAAAACGTTTAACGAGCAACTGGAATTATTGGATCTTGTCATGAAGTCACGTAGAAAAATTAAAGGAGGAAGTAATAATGGCTAA
- a CDS encoding MBL fold metallo-hydrolase, whose translation MNIQKLTLGYVQTNTYFIDSPSGLIVIDPCIATPQDYDAVCEMVQDKPIVAILLTHGHFDHIAGVDHLMQENTILYISDKDKDYLVNPQLNGSWMIQENLMINATPTIINSNKIEVDSFTFKVIETPGHTHGSVAFLLDKHCFIGDFIMDGSIGRTDLEGGSSLEMRNSLITFKKRFENKKISLYPGHGSISQFSDELKHNPYLSKR comes from the coding sequence ATGAATATTCAAAAATTAACGCTCGGGTATGTACAAACTAACACATACTTTATCGACAGTCCATCCGGATTAATTGTCATTGATCCATGTATCGCGACACCACAAGACTATGATGCTGTGTGTGAAATGGTCCAAGACAAACCCATTGTCGCAATCCTTTTAACACACGGTCATTTTGATCATATCGCAGGTGTTGACCATCTAATGCAGGAAAATACAATCCTATACATCAGTGATAAAGACAAAGACTACTTGGTGAATCCACAACTCAATGGTTCATGGATGATTCAAGAAAACCTAATGATTAATGCGACTCCAACCATCATAAACTCAAACAAAATTGAAGTCGATTCATTCACGTTTAAAGTCATTGAAACACCTGGTCATACGCATGGTTCTGTTGCTTTTTTATTAGACAAACACTGCTTCATCGGTGATTTTATCATGGATGGTTCGATTGGGCGTACTGATCTTGAAGGGGGTAGCAGCCTTGAAATGAGAAACTCCTTAATTACCTTTAAAAAGCGATTTGAAAACAAAAAGATTTCTTTATATCCAGGACATGGTTCAATATCACAGTTTAGTGATGAACTTAAACATAATCCATATTTATCAAAAAGGTAA
- a CDS encoding glycine--tRNA ligase, translated as MKKEYRIEQVISHIRTSGFVFQGSEIYGGLANTWDFGPLGVELKNNVKALWWKSFISNNPHNVGIQSAILMNPKVWKASGHLDTFNDPLMDCKSCKSRHRADKLIEEFTNHEVNAGAMSFKEMEDYIEEHKIPCPVCGKHDFTNIRQFNLMFKTHQGVVEDSKNEIYLRPETAQGMFVNFRNVQRSMRLKVPFGIGQIGKSFRNEITPGNFIFRTREFEQMELEFFVKPGEDLKWYEYWKSFCLQWLVDLGIDRDNLRLRDHDQEELSHYSVATADIDYNYPWGFDELWGIADRTDFDLTQHQTHSKQSMEYLDPHTNEKYIPYVIEPALGVERLMLALMCEAYREEEVSENDTRIVMGFSPKVAPIKVAILPLSKKLSEEATTILHDFMDEFVCDYDEAGSIGKRYRRQDAVGTPFCMTVDFDSLEDKKVTLRYRDSMEQDRVTLEEAKTILRDSLKG; from the coding sequence ATGAAAAAAGAGTATCGTATTGAACAAGTGATCAGTCATATCAGAACATCTGGATTTGTATTCCAAGGTTCTGAAATTTATGGTGGACTTGCAAATACTTGGGACTTTGGTCCATTAGGCGTTGAGCTTAAAAATAATGTGAAAGCATTATGGTGGAAATCCTTTATTTCAAATAACCCTCATAATGTAGGGATTCAATCTGCAATCTTAATGAATCCAAAAGTATGGAAGGCAAGTGGACATTTAGATACATTCAACGATCCTTTGATGGATTGTAAATCGTGTAAATCACGTCATCGTGCGGATAAATTGATTGAAGAATTTACAAATCATGAAGTCAATGCGGGTGCGATGAGTTTTAAAGAAATGGAAGATTATATTGAAGAACATAAGATTCCATGTCCAGTATGTGGAAAACACGACTTTACAAACATTCGTCAATTCAACCTTATGTTTAAAACACATCAAGGTGTTGTTGAAGACAGTAAAAATGAAATCTACTTACGCCCAGAAACAGCTCAAGGGATGTTTGTAAACTTTAGAAACGTACAACGTAGTATGCGTCTAAAAGTACCTTTTGGAATTGGACAAATCGGAAAATCATTTAGAAATGAAATCACACCAGGGAACTTCATCTTCAGAACACGTGAATTTGAACAAATGGAACTTGAATTCTTTGTGAAGCCAGGTGAAGATCTAAAATGGTATGAATACTGGAAATCATTTTGTCTACAATGGCTTGTAGATTTGGGCATTGATCGCGATAATCTACGCCTTCGTGATCATGACCAAGAAGAGCTCAGTCATTATTCAGTAGCAACTGCAGATATTGACTACAATTATCCATGGGGCTTTGATGAGTTATGGGGAATTGCTGATCGTACTGATTTTGACTTAACACAACATCAAACCCATTCAAAACAAAGCATGGAATACTTAGATCCTCATACCAACGAGAAATACATTCCTTATGTCATTGAACCTGCACTTGGGGTAGAACGCTTAATGCTTGCATTGATGTGTGAAGCATATCGAGAAGAAGAAGTAAGCGAAAATGACACGCGAATTGTCATGGGATTCAGTCCAAAAGTTGCACCAATTAAAGTTGCAATCTTGCCTCTATCTAAAAAACTCAGTGAAGAAGCTACAACAATTCTTCATGACTTTATGGATGAGTTTGTCTGTGATTACGATGAAGCCGGAAGCATTGGTAAACGATATCGCCGTCAAGATGCAGTTGGTACACCATTTTGCATGACTGTAGATTTCGATTCTCTTGAAGATAAGAAAGTTACATTACGTTATCGTGACTCCATGGAACAAGATCGTGTAACATTAGAAGAAGCCAAAACAATACTGAGAGATTCACTCAAAGGATAG
- a CDS encoding peptidoglycan D,D-transpeptidase FtsI family protein: MKNFRESTSKQSTSNYKGSSSHLKKRFDIRKIANVRLIVLMGIIVSLAGILIARLYDVQILNADYYAELVRRQETAPQTKETMRGEILDASGNILVSNKSRNVITYFPTVSIESDEQWDLATRFAVQFGEKASLTERELKDLYIYLNSNGNDLVTNEEILGLSDAQIYALKLEKVTDQHIATLSEEDKNGFSIYLKMNTVTSTQAAITYDNATQEQIAYLSEHQADYPGFSWQTTWDREYTGITGLEAIVGSVGAIPAEKIDFFLAKGYSTNDIVGVSGLEYQYEQFLSGNKSEYMTDSNGNLTETKSGSKGYDIVLTIDMEFQKKVEEIVMNYYRQYRSETGRDVMEAINFVATDPNTGAILASVSIKEDSEGNLYNDPQAPFLDAQIPGSVVKGATVYLGLTEGVMKQGEAIYDTPLLIQGTKPRGSWRNLGSVTDITALQLSSNVYMFNVAIRLGGAVYIPNQPLVFNHLEDTFSTMRYYFSQFGLGVKTNLDYPQEATGYKGSAQSSGMLLDFAIGQYDSYTTLQLNQYISTVANGGYRVKPYLVQKVVDNDNDDVVYETVPEVLNKIENKSNLDRVRAGFRACVTTSNCGTLTSAKPYTSAAKTGTSQLYNSEGIAIRNNAFIAFAPYDNPKIATSCVNAGAYRDTYDLTNICSRLTPEILDYFMANH, from the coding sequence ATGAAGAATTTTCGAGAATCAACAAGCAAACAATCAACGTCCAACTATAAAGGAAGTTCAAGTCATTTAAAGAAACGTTTCGACATTCGGAAGATTGCAAACGTTCGTTTAATTGTACTCATGGGAATCATTGTGTCACTTGCTGGAATCTTGATTGCACGACTTTACGATGTTCAAATATTAAATGCTGATTATTACGCCGAACTAGTACGTCGACAAGAAACAGCACCGCAAACAAAAGAAACAATGCGGGGTGAAATTTTAGATGCAAGCGGAAATATTCTTGTATCCAATAAATCACGAAATGTTATTACATACTTCCCAACTGTATCAATTGAGAGTGATGAACAATGGGATCTCGCGACACGGTTTGCAGTTCAATTTGGTGAAAAAGCAAGTTTAACAGAACGTGAATTGAAAGATCTCTACATCTATTTAAATAGTAACGGAAATGATTTAGTTACAAATGAAGAAATACTGGGGCTTTCTGACGCTCAAATTTATGCATTAAAGTTGGAAAAAGTCACAGATCAACATATTGCAACGCTTAGCGAAGAAGACAAGAATGGATTCAGCATCTATCTTAAAATGAATACTGTCACTTCAACACAAGCTGCGATTACTTATGACAATGCAACTCAAGAACAAATTGCATATTTATCTGAGCATCAAGCTGATTATCCTGGATTCAGTTGGCAAACAACATGGGATCGCGAATATACAGGAATTACAGGTCTTGAAGCAATTGTAGGAAGCGTTGGTGCAATTCCTGCTGAGAAAATTGACTTCTTCCTCGCAAAAGGGTATTCAACCAATGATATCGTTGGTGTTTCTGGACTTGAATATCAATATGAACAATTCCTTTCGGGGAACAAAAGTGAATATATGACCGACAGCAATGGTAATTTAACCGAAACTAAATCTGGATCAAAAGGCTATGATATTGTGTTAACAATTGACATGGAATTTCAGAAAAAAGTTGAAGAAATTGTCATGAACTACTATCGCCAATATCGTTCTGAAACAGGGCGTGATGTCATGGAAGCCATTAACTTTGTTGCTACCGATCCAAATACCGGTGCAATCCTTGCATCAGTTTCCATTAAGGAAGATTCTGAAGGAAACCTTTATAACGATCCTCAAGCACCTTTCCTTGATGCACAGATTCCAGGATCTGTTGTAAAAGGAGCGACAGTATATTTGGGACTTACTGAAGGCGTTATGAAACAAGGTGAAGCAATTTATGATACACCCCTTCTAATCCAAGGAACAAAACCCAGAGGATCATGGAGAAACTTGGGAAGTGTAACTGATATTACTGCATTACAATTATCAAGTAACGTTTACATGTTTAATGTCGCAATACGACTTGGTGGTGCTGTATATATTCCAAATCAACCGTTAGTATTTAACCATTTAGAAGATACATTTAGTACAATGCGTTATTATTTCAGTCAATTTGGATTAGGGGTTAAAACAAACCTTGATTATCCTCAAGAAGCAACTGGATATAAAGGTTCGGCGCAAAGCTCAGGGATGTTACTTGACTTTGCAATTGGACAATATGATAGTTATACAACACTTCAACTAAATCAATACATCAGTACTGTCGCAAATGGTGGATATCGAGTTAAACCGTATCTAGTCCAAAAAGTTGTTGATAATGACAATGATGATGTTGTTTATGAAACAGTTCCTGAAGTACTTAATAAGATTGAAAACAAGAGTAATCTTGACCGGGTTAGGGCAGGATTTAGAGCCTGTGTTACCACATCAAACTGTGGAACCTTAACATCCGCTAAACCTTATACATCTGCTGCTAAGACCGGTACTTCACAGCTTTATAACAGCGAAGGGATTGCAATTCGTAACAATGCATTTATTGCATTTGCACCTTATGACAATCCAAAAATTGCAACAAGTTGTGTAAACGCGGGTGCGTATCGTGATACTTATGACCTTACAAACATCTGTTCACGCTTGACACCAGAGATTCTAGATTACTTCATGGCAAATCACTAG
- the recO gene encoding DNA repair protein RecO, protein MNDLDIGFVLSVSAYREHDAMILFLGEEKGMLRFVLPGYYKENSKQGALGLEYSKVRYRFRYRKDALLRIQTGELIDSYYQHRFDFDWLVYASLLSELCIRFYDEDHNHIWFNWFDVYLRDPSKPYLVTILVTIIKQMGYEPYVDGCVITHQAHVSDFSIEKGGFVSIEYRSLTSKIDLETLKLIRYIFKAETIDMNTLKESSKLDNLIEILIEYLQYHADMKFNSWKLISSV, encoded by the coding sequence ATGAATGATCTTGACATTGGGTTTGTCCTATCCGTAAGTGCTTATCGTGAACATGATGCAATGATTCTTTTTCTTGGAGAAGAAAAAGGAATGTTGCGTTTTGTTCTGCCAGGGTATTACAAAGAAAACTCAAAACAAGGTGCCCTCGGTCTTGAATATTCAAAGGTTCGCTATCGATTTCGATACCGTAAAGATGCTTTACTTCGAATCCAAACGGGGGAGTTGATTGATTCTTACTATCAACATCGTTTTGATTTTGATTGGCTAGTCTATGCATCCTTACTCTCTGAATTATGCATTCGATTTTATGATGAAGACCACAATCACATATGGTTCAATTGGTTTGATGTCTATTTGCGTGATCCAAGCAAACCCTATCTTGTTACCATCTTGGTTACCATCATCAAACAAATGGGGTATGAACCCTATGTTGATGGGTGTGTCATAACACATCAAGCACACGTATCAGACTTTTCAATTGAAAAAGGGGGATTTGTTTCAATTGAATATCGATCTTTAACTTCCAAAATCGATTTGGAAACCTTAAAACTTATTCGTTATATTTTTAAAGCAGAAACAATTGATATGAATACACTCAAAGAGTCTTCAAAACTTGACAATCTTATTGAAATTCTAATTGAATATCTTCAGTATCATGCAGATATGAAATTTAATAGTTGGAAACTCATTTCTAGTGTATAA
- the rpoD gene encoding RNA polymerase sigma factor RpoD, which translates to MMAKELLTLDEIKAALKRKYKKEGVLNNEDVEKATGHLDLNEEETDELFQWFNDQDIILTDPQDEDEEDLPEGDDDVEFIGDEDGDEPFDDSMNKVDLSSYENELTSSNQLRISDPVKMYLKEIGRVNLLDPKDEPEIARRLQEGEQAKVMIKDIYKEHFDPDMDEETYDDLKVEDIHREMLQFYKDEPTNLAYVENILNAYYDGLEARRILISANLRLVVSIARKYVGRGMLFLDLIQEGNMGLVKAVEKFDFTLGFKFSTYATWWIRQAITRAIADQARTIRIPVHMVETINKLTRIQRQLVQELGRDPTAEEIAAEMENITPEKVREIQKIALDPVSLETPIGEENDSHLGDFIEDKDALSPDEYANNQLLRDEINMVLEGLTEREEKVLRLRFGLEDGRTRTLEEVGKEFNVTRERIRQIEAKALRKLKHPSRSKRLRDFIDGK; encoded by the coding sequence ATAATGGCTAAGGAATTACTCACATTGGATGAGATTAAGGCTGCATTAAAACGTAAGTATAAGAAAGAAGGCGTCCTTAATAATGAAGATGTTGAAAAAGCAACAGGTCATCTTGATTTAAATGAAGAAGAAACAGATGAATTGTTCCAATGGTTTAATGATCAAGATATCATCTTAACTGACCCACAAGACGAAGATGAAGAAGATCTTCCAGAAGGTGATGATGATGTTGAGTTTATTGGCGATGAAGATGGTGACGAACCCTTTGATGATTCAATGAACAAAGTTGACTTAAGCTCATATGAAAATGAATTAACTTCCTCAAATCAATTACGAATCAGTGACCCTGTAAAAATGTACCTCAAAGAAATTGGCCGTGTAAATCTTTTGGATCCTAAAGATGAACCAGAAATTGCACGACGATTACAAGAAGGGGAACAAGCAAAAGTCATGATTAAAGACATCTATAAGGAACACTTTGATCCAGATATGGACGAAGAAACTTATGATGATTTAAAAGTTGAAGACATTCATCGTGAAATGTTACAGTTTTATAAAGATGAACCGACAAATCTTGCATACGTAGAAAACATTCTAAATGCTTATTATGACGGACTAGAAGCACGACGTATCCTTATTTCCGCAAACTTACGACTTGTTGTGTCCATTGCGCGTAAATATGTTGGGCGTGGTATGTTATTCCTTGACTTGATTCAAGAAGGGAATATGGGGCTTGTTAAAGCGGTTGAAAAATTCGACTTTACACTTGGATTCAAATTCTCAACATATGCTACATGGTGGATTCGTCAAGCGATTACCCGTGCGATTGCTGACCAAGCACGTACCATTCGTATTCCAGTACATATGGTTGAAACCATTAACAAACTTACGCGAATTCAACGTCAATTAGTCCAAGAACTTGGACGTGATCCAACTGCTGAAGAAATTGCTGCTGAAATGGAAAATATCACACCTGAAAAAGTTCGTGAAATTCAAAAGATTGCACTGGATCCTGTATCACTTGAAACACCAATCGGTGAAGAAAATGACTCTCATCTTGGTGATTTCATTGAGGATAAAGATGCCTTATCTCCTGATGAATATGCAAACAATCAATTACTCCGTGATGAAATCAACATGGTTTTAGAAGGACTTACTGAACGCGAAGAAAAAGTATTGCGTCTGCGTTTTGGTTTAGAAGATGGTCGTACCCGTACACTTGAAGAAGTTGGTAAGGAATTTAACGTTACCCGTGAACGGATTCGTCAAATCGAAGCAAAAGCACTGCGTAAATTAAAACATCCTTCTCGTTCAAAACGACTCAGAGATTTTATCGACGGTAAATAA
- a CDS encoding DEAD/DEAH box helicase encodes MNSLNKDIMRIAGFKSLTSVQSQVLEQINKNRDMIVRSATGTGKTHAFLFALCEKINFNVQETQALILAPTRELAMQIFEFSKDLRKVDESITIDLAIGGMDNSRLKRKIEKQPHILIATPGKMLDILSWNTLRVDTIKMLILDEMDMIFDYGFSEEINSIASRLLDSTQFLLFSATLPRSLEPFIKKYLNHPIEIHATEERMKPRIEFSLIHRKHWDLNEAVTEVLRSIEPLLAVVFANRKEEVSEIAQRLRENGFECLEIHGDISDRERKQTISRLRSGQVRYIVATDLAARGIDLPEISHVINANLPAHDISFFMHRAGRTGRSGREGYCITLVTDSDQNTISRIRNQNNVSFKFKRIQQHVIVDARPFFNFERRHRRLDPEIQAKLKRKNVKVKPRYKKKHKNEIEKLMRHKRREIIRDDIRRQKKERNKERQKSMQDL; translated from the coding sequence ATGAATTCCCTTAATAAGGATATTATGAGAATTGCGGGTTTTAAAAGCCTCACTTCCGTACAATCACAAGTATTAGAACAAATTAATAAAAACAGAGACATGATCGTCCGTTCCGCAACTGGAACGGGGAAGACACATGCCTTCCTTTTTGCATTGTGTGAAAAGATCAATTTTAATGTGCAAGAAACGCAAGCTTTAATCTTAGCACCAACGCGAGAACTCGCAATGCAAATTTTTGAGTTCTCCAAAGATTTACGTAAAGTTGATGAGAGTATTACCATTGATTTAGCGATTGGTGGTATGGACAACAGTCGTTTAAAACGTAAAATCGAGAAACAACCTCATATCCTTATCGCAACACCGGGTAAAATGTTAGATATTCTTTCTTGGAATACATTGCGCGTTGACACCATTAAGATGCTTATTCTTGATGAAATGGATATGATTTTTGATTATGGATTTTCTGAAGAAATCAATTCAATTGCATCAAGACTGCTTGATAGCACACAATTCCTATTGTTTAGTGCTACTTTGCCACGATCACTTGAACCGTTTATCAAGAAATATCTAAACCACCCCATTGAAATCCACGCTACCGAAGAACGCATGAAACCTCGAATTGAGTTCTCATTAATCCATCGAAAACATTGGGATCTTAATGAAGCAGTCACAGAGGTGTTACGTTCCATTGAACCTCTTTTAGCGGTTGTATTTGCGAATCGTAAAGAAGAAGTTTCCGAAATTGCACAACGCCTTCGTGAAAATGGCTTTGAATGTCTTGAAATCCATGGTGATATTAGCGATCGTGAGCGTAAACAAACAATCTCACGGTTACGTTCGGGTCAAGTTCGTTACATCGTTGCGACAGACCTCGCTGCGCGAGGCATTGATTTACCTGAGATCTCTCACGTAATCAACGCAAACCTTCCTGCACATGACATTTCATTTTTCATGCACCGAGCAGGCCGTACAGGGCGTTCAGGGCGTGAAGGGTATTGCATTACACTTGTAACGGATTCGGATCAAAACACAATCTCAAGAATTCGCAATCAAAACAATGTTTCCTTTAAGTTTAAACGGATTCAGCAACATGTGATTGTGGATGCTCGTCCATTCTTTAACTTTGAACGACGCCATCGTCGTTTAGATCCTGAGATTCAAGCAAAACTTAAACGCAAAAACGTTAAAGTAAAACCACGTTACAAGAAAAAGCATAAAAATGAAATTGAAAAATTGATGCGTCATAAACGAAGAGAAATCATTCGTGATGATATTCGTCGTCAAAAGAAAGAACGCAACAAAGAGCGTCAAAAGAGCATGCAAGATTTGTAG
- a CDS encoding tRNA (adenine(22)-N(1))-methyltransferase: MIKLSKRLDLIYDLIPHNAIVADVGTDHGWLIIKAVMTGKVSLAFGLDIAEGPLSHAKANVENYGLEDRITLLKMDGLSQFSEPCDTFVIAGMGAETIWSILEQASFKTTDRILIQSNTDLPWLRKTLFMNGFRIIDERFIIDHNKPVFILVCEYRQTSFTLIDQYIGPVLKNAKDNLAYSKYLVSRCNHLSEISKYNQSIVEEFNVLRTFIETE; encoded by the coding sequence ATGATTAAGCTATCAAAACGACTTGATTTAATCTATGATTTGATTCCACACAACGCAATTGTTGCAGATGTAGGAACAGATCATGGATGGTTGATTATAAAAGCAGTGATGACCGGTAAAGTTTCTTTGGCTTTTGGACTTGATATCGCTGAGGGTCCTTTAAGCCATGCGAAAGCAAATGTCGAAAACTACGGTCTTGAAGATAGAATTACGTTACTTAAAATGGACGGTCTTTCACAATTTAGTGAACCCTGTGATACATTTGTAATTGCAGGTATGGGTGCTGAGACAATCTGGTCAATCCTTGAACAGGCTTCATTTAAGACAACAGATCGAATCCTTATACAATCAAATACGGATCTGCCTTGGCTTCGTAAAACTTTGTTTATGAATGGGTTTAGAATTATTGATGAGCGGTTTATCATCGACCATAATAAACCCGTATTCATTCTTGTATGTGAATATCGACAAACAAGCTTTACGTTAATTGACCAATACATCGGACCCGTTCTTAAGAATGCAAAGGATAATCTTGCGTATTCAAAATATCTCGTTTCACGCTGTAATCATTTATCTGAGATTTCAAAGTATAACCAATCAATTGTAGAAGAATTTAATGTATTAAGAACTTTCATAGAAACGGAGTGA